One genomic segment of Tursiops truncatus isolate mTurTru1 chromosome 11, mTurTru1.mat.Y, whole genome shotgun sequence includes these proteins:
- the FOXM1 gene encoding forkhead box protein M1 isoform X2, whose protein sequence is MKTSPRRPLILKRRKLPLPVQNAPGDTSEEEPKRPPAQQEPAQPQASKEVAESNPCKFPAGIKMINHPTMPNTQVVAVPKNANVQSIITALTAKGKESGSSGPNKFILISCGGAPTRPPGPQPQGQASNDPKRTEVITEALGPKSASKDVNLPRPAGALPGQRWENCAGGEAAGCTLDNSLTNIQWLGKMTSDGLGSCSIKQEAEEKENRHLERSQAKNAQVEGPLGASATWPDSVSERPPYSYMAMIQFAINSTERKRMTLKDIYTWIEDHFPYFKHIAKPGWKNSIRHNLSLHDMFVRETSANGKVSFWTIHPSANRYLTLDQVFKPLDPGSPQSPEHLESQQKRPNPELRRNVAIKTELPLGARRKMKPLLPRVSSYLVPIQFPVNQSLVLQPSVKVPLPLAASLMSSELARHSKRVRIAPKVLLADEGVAPLPTAGPVKEEKLLLGEGLSPLLPVQSIKEEEVQPGEETPHLGRPIKVESPPLEEWPSPCPSVKEESSPSWEDSSHSPIPRPKKSYSGPKSPARCVSDLLVIKRRERREMSRSRRKQHLLPPCLDEPELLFSEGPGTSRGATAGSSQPASQLGSSQEEGGPFKTPIKEMLPISSTPSKSALPVTPESWRLTPPAKVGGLDFSPVRTPQGAFGPLPDSLELADLSATPLKSVPLFDSPRELLNSEPFDITADPFSGCPSSDMEVPKPGSSEPQVAGLSANRSLTEGLVLDTMNDSLSKILLDISFPGLEEDLLGSDDVGWAQFIPELR, encoded by the exons ATGAAAACCAGCCCCCGTCGGCCATTGATTCTCAAAAGACGGAAGCTGCCCCTTCCTGTTCAGAATGCCCCAGGTGACACATCAGAAGAGGAGCCTAAGAGGCCCCCTGCCCAACAAGAGCCTGCTCAACCGCAGGCCTCCAAGGAGGTGGCCGAGTCCAACCCCTGCAAGTTTCCAGCCGGGATCAAGATGATTAACCACCCGACCATGCCCAACACGCAAGTGGTGGCCGTGCCCAAGAATGCCAACGTCCAGAGCATCATCACAGCGCTGACTGCCAAAGGAAAGGAGAGTGGCAGCAGTGGGCCCAATAAATTCATCCTCATCAGCTGCGGCGGAGCCCCCACTCGCCCTCCAGGACCCCAGCCTCAAGGCCAAGCCAGCAATGATCCCAAGAGGACAGAAGTGATCACCGAGGCCCTGGGACCAAAGTCTGCATCCAAGGACGTGAATCTTCCTAGACCAGCTGGAGCCCTTCCCGGGCAGAGATGGGAGAACTGTG CTGGCGGCGAGGCAGCCGGCTGCACGCTAGACAACAGCTTGACAAACATCCAGTGGCTTGGAAAGATGACCTCCGATGGGCTGGGCTCCTGCAGCATCAAGCAAGAGGCGGAGGAGAAGGAGAATCGTCACCTGGAGCGGAGTCAGGCTAAG AACGCTCAGGTTGAGGGGCCCCTGGGAGCATCGGCAACCTGGCCGGACTCTGTGTCTGAGCGGCCACCCTACTCTTACATGGCCATGATACAGTTTGCCATCAACAGTACGGAGAGGAAGCGCATGACCCTGAAAGACATCTACACTTGGATCGAGGACCACTTCCCCTACTTCAAGCACATCGCCAAGCCAGGCTGGAAG AACTCCATCCGCCACAACCTCTCCCTCCACGACATGTTTGTCCGCGAGACGTCAGCCAACGGCAAGGTCTCCTTCTGGACCATCCACCCCAGTGCCAATCGCTACTTGACGCTGGACCAGGTGTTTAAG CCACTGGACCCAGGGTCTCCACAATCGCCCGAGCACTTGGAATCA CAGCAGAAACGACCCAACCCTGAGCTCCGCCGGAACGTGGCCATCAAAACCGAACTCCCCCTGGGCGCAC GGCGGAAGATGAAGCCTCTGCTGCCGCGGGTCAGCTCGTACCTGGTGCCCATCCAGTTCCCAGTGAACCAGTCCCTGGTGCTGCAGCCCTCGGTCAAGGTGCCGTTGCCCCTGGCAGCCTCACTCATGAGCTCAGAGCTCGCCCGCCACAGCAAGCGAGTCCGCATCGCCCCCAAG GTGCTGCTCGCGGACGAGGGCGTCGCCCCTCTGCCCACGGCAGGACCAGTGAAAGAGGAGAAGCTCCTCCTTGGAGAAGGGCTGTCTCCTCTGCTTCCAGTCCAGTCCATCAAGGAGGAAGAAGTGCAGCCTGGGGAGGAAACGCCACACTTAGGGAGACCCATCAAAGTCGAGAGCCCGCCCCTGGAAGAGTGGCCCTCGCCCTGCCCATCTGTCAAGGAGGAATCGTCCCCCTCCTGGGAGGATTCgtcccactcccccatccccaggcccAAGAAGTCCTACAGCGGGCCCAAGTCCCCAGCCCGCTGCGTCTCTGACCTGCTTGTCATCAAacgcagggagaggagggagatgagCCGGTCTCGAAGGAAACAGCACCTCCTGCCCCCCTGTCTGGACGAGCCGGAGCTGCTCTTCTCCGAGGGCCCCGGGACTTCCCGTGGAGCCACAGCAGGGTCCTCGCAGCCTGCCTCCCAGCTTGGCTCCTCCCAGGAGGAGGGCGGGCCTTTCAAGACACCCATCAAGGAGATGCTGCCCATCTCCTCCACCCCGAGCAAATCTGCCCTCCCCGTGACCCCCGAATCCTGGAGGCTCACACCCCCGGCCAAAGTTGGGGGGCTCGATTTCAGCCCCGTACGAACCCCCCAGGGTGCCTTTGGGCCCCTGCCGGACTCGCTGGAGCTGGCGGATCTCAGCGCCACCCCGCTGAAAAGTGTCCCCCTCTTTGACTCCCCCCGAGAGCTCCTCAATTCCGAGCCCTTTGACATCACTGCTGACCCCTTCAGCGGCTGTCCCTCCTCAGATATGGAGGTCCCCAAGCCAGGCTCCTCCGAGCCGCAGGTTGCCGGCCTCTCGGCCAACCGTTCTCTAACAGAAGGCTTGGTCCTGGACACGATGAATGACAGCCTCAGCAAGATACTGCTGGACATCAGCTTCCCCGGCCTGGAGGAGGACCTGCTGGGCTCCGACGACGTCGGCTGGGCTCAGTTCATCCCCGAGCTGCGGTAG